The Streptomyces sp. NBC_01775 genome includes a region encoding these proteins:
- a CDS encoding TOMM precursor leader peptide-binding protein, translating to MDAALSRVAFRRHLTPVVVPGDATYLVSEQGVTAIGSEAVAVLAPLLDGSRDLAALVRDARGKLSPAVLGGLLAQLTRAGLVDRFAPPPQGASQDAEAAFWECAGLHGDRAREEMASARVLLKDLTAGAGAGGAQALTAAGLTVDEGGGHTLTVVLCDDYLSPDLAGIDREQRLAGTPWLLAKPSGVTAWIGPVFQPAAGACWQCLSHRVRHHRQSELYLGEALGMAAPPTPPRAATGASHATALHMVALQASKWLAGFRHESQHAVCTLDSLCLVTKQHRVERRPQCAECGDPLLVTKQVRRPVRLTSRPKLEQGGGGHRALPSRQILERYEYLVGEVTGVVHTLRRDPRCPEFLNSYLSGSNPAVVGRGLRGLRHALRAQSGGKGVSELDAKVGALCEALERYSATYHGDEPRTAARLSDLGTRAVHPNQCQLYHERQFTDRLRWNGAHPAFQYVCDPLDEDAVIDWTPVWSVTHGTHRMLPTGMLYYSAPGPSGACYVRADSNGNAAGASLEDAVLQGFFELVERDAVALWWYNRSRVPGLDLDSFADPWLTATREQHGRLGREIWALDLTSDLGVPVVAALSRITEGPREDIAFGFGAHFDPGVAMRRAVTELNQLLPGMLDARTTAEDPELLDWCTRRTVANQPYLLPDPEAPARVCGDFPYTPREDLLDDVLTAEALVRARGMELLVLDQTRPDLGIPVVKVMVPGLRHFWARFADGRLYDVPVQLGRQPAPTPYDGLNPIPVFV from the coding sequence GTGGATGCCGCGCTCTCCCGGGTGGCCTTCCGACGCCACCTGACCCCCGTCGTGGTGCCCGGAGACGCGACCTACCTCGTCTCCGAGCAGGGCGTCACCGCCATCGGCAGTGAAGCCGTCGCCGTGCTGGCCCCGTTGCTGGACGGCAGCCGGGACCTCGCGGCGCTGGTCAGGGACGCCAGAGGAAAGCTGAGCCCCGCCGTGCTGGGGGGCCTGCTCGCCCAGCTGACCAGGGCGGGTCTCGTGGACCGCTTCGCCCCGCCCCCGCAGGGCGCCTCCCAGGACGCGGAAGCGGCGTTCTGGGAGTGCGCCGGACTGCACGGGGACCGGGCACGCGAGGAGATGGCCTCGGCCCGTGTCCTGCTCAAGGACCTGACGGCCGGGGCCGGCGCGGGGGGAGCACAGGCGCTCACCGCCGCCGGACTGACCGTCGACGAGGGCGGGGGCCATACGCTCACCGTCGTCCTGTGCGACGACTACCTCTCCCCCGACCTGGCCGGAATCGACCGGGAGCAGCGGCTGGCGGGCACGCCGTGGCTGCTGGCCAAGCCCTCGGGGGTCACCGCGTGGATAGGGCCCGTCTTCCAGCCGGCCGCGGGGGCCTGCTGGCAGTGTCTGTCCCACCGGGTGCGCCACCACCGGCAATCGGAGCTGTATCTGGGCGAGGCCCTCGGCATGGCGGCCCCGCCCACCCCGCCCCGCGCGGCGACCGGCGCCAGCCATGCGACGGCGCTGCACATGGTGGCGCTCCAGGCGTCGAAGTGGCTGGCCGGATTCCGGCACGAGAGCCAGCACGCCGTGTGCACGCTGGACAGCTTGTGTCTGGTCACCAAGCAGCACCGCGTGGAGCGCCGTCCGCAGTGCGCGGAGTGCGGCGATCCGCTGCTGGTCACCAAGCAGGTGCGGCGCCCCGTACGCCTCACCTCGCGCCCCAAGCTCGAACAGGGCGGCGGCGGGCACCGGGCGCTGCCGTCCCGGCAGATCCTGGAGCGGTACGAGTATCTGGTGGGCGAGGTCACCGGGGTGGTGCACACGCTGCGGCGCGATCCGCGCTGCCCCGAGTTCCTCAACTCCTATCTGTCGGGCTCGAATCCGGCGGTCGTCGGCCGTGGCCTGCGCGGACTGCGGCACGCGCTGCGCGCGCAGAGCGGCGGCAAGGGCGTCAGCGAACTGGACGCGAAGGTGGGGGCGCTGTGTGAGGCGCTGGAGCGGTATTCGGCCACCTATCACGGGGACGAGCCGCGCACGGCCGCGCGGCTGAGCGACCTCGGCACGCGGGCCGTGCACCCGAACCAGTGCCAGCTCTACCACGAGCGGCAGTTCACCGACCGGCTGCGCTGGAACGGGGCGCACCCGGCGTTCCAGTACGTGTGCGATCCGCTGGACGAGGACGCCGTCATCGACTGGACCCCGGTGTGGTCGGTGACCCATGGCACGCACCGCATGCTGCCGACCGGAATGCTGTACTACTCGGCGCCGGGGCCCTCCGGGGCCTGCTACGTGCGGGCCGACTCCAACGGGAACGCGGCGGGCGCCAGTTTGGAGGACGCCGTGCTCCAGGGCTTCTTCGAGCTGGTGGAGCGGGACGCGGTGGCCCTGTGGTGGTACAACCGCTCGCGGGTGCCGGGCCTGGATCTGGACTCGTTCGCCGACCCGTGGCTGACCGCGACGCGGGAGCAGCACGGGCGGCTGGGGCGCGAGATATGGGCGCTCGACCTGACCTCGGACCTGGGGGTGCCGGTTGTCGCCGCGCTCTCCCGGATCACCGAAGGGCCGCGCGAGGACATCGCGTTCGGCTTCGGCGCTCACTTCGACCCGGGGGTCGCGATGCGCCGTGCCGTGACGGAGCTGAACCAGCTGCTGCCCGGCATGCTGGACGCGCGGACCACGGCCGAGGACCCCGAGCTGCTCGACTGGTGCACGCGAAGAACGGTGGCCAACCAGCCCTATCTGCTGCCGGATCCGGAGGCTCCGGCCCGGGTGTGCGGGGACTTCCCCTACACCCCGCGCGAGGATCTGCTCGATGACGTTCTCACCGCCGAGGCGCTGGTGCGTGCGCGGGGGATGGAGCTGTTGGTGCTGGACCAGACCCGGCCCGACCTCGGGATTCCCGTCGTCAAGGTGATGGTGCCCGGACTCCGGCACTTCTGGGCACGCTTCGCGGATGGCAGGCTGTACGACGTACCGGTGCAACTCGGCCGTCAGCCGGCGCCGACTCCGTACGACGGCCTCAATCCGATCCCGGTCTTTGTCTAG
- a CDS encoding AfsR/SARP family transcriptional regulator: MHIRVLGTLHAETAGASIVPSAAKPRQILALLALNSRHIVPVPDLMEEVWGANPPRSAPTTLQTYILQLRRRLRTALGEPAGDGAGPGGRDVPGDKDILATRHGGYQLEVAESDVDALEFERLTRAGHSAFETGDMAKASHLLTSALALWRGPALADLPHGKHLAIEVTRLEESRLGAIERRIAADLRLGRHREVLGELCALRGRYPLYENLHALLMIAFHQDGRSSDALIAFKRLRGTLVEELGLEPSPRLDRLHQAILRGEDALSAWSDPAGAGEAAGIAG, from the coding sequence ATGCACATCAGGGTGCTGGGAACTCTGCACGCTGAGACGGCAGGAGCCTCGATCGTGCCGAGCGCGGCCAAACCGCGGCAGATCCTGGCCCTGCTCGCCCTGAACAGCCGGCACATCGTGCCGGTGCCCGACCTCATGGAAGAGGTCTGGGGCGCGAATCCCCCACGCAGCGCGCCCACCACACTCCAGACGTACATCCTCCAGCTGCGCCGCAGGCTCCGCACCGCACTGGGCGAGCCCGCCGGAGACGGCGCGGGGCCCGGCGGCCGGGACGTGCCCGGCGACAAGGACATCCTGGCCACCCGGCACGGCGGCTACCAGCTGGAGGTCGCCGAATCCGACGTCGACGCCCTGGAGTTCGAGCGGCTGACCCGTGCGGGTCACTCCGCCTTCGAGACGGGCGACATGGCCAAGGCGTCCCACCTGCTGACCTCCGCGCTCGCCCTGTGGCGGGGACCGGCGCTCGCCGATCTGCCGCACGGAAAGCACCTGGCCATCGAGGTCACCAGGCTGGAGGAGAGCAGGCTGGGCGCCATCGAGCGGCGCATCGCCGCCGACCTTCGGCTCGGCCGGCACCGCGAAGTGCTCGGCGAACTGTGCGCGCTGCGCGGTCGCTACCCGCTCTACGAGAACCTCCACGCGCTGCTGATGATCGCCTTTCACCAGGACGGCCGGTCCTCGGACGCCCTCATCGCCTTCAAACGGCTGCGCGGCACCCTGGTCGAGGAGCTGGGCCTGGAGCCCTCCCCCCGTCTCGACCGTCTCCACCAGGCAATTCTCCGTGGCGAGGACGCGCTCAGCGCCTGGAGCGACCCCGCCGGGGCCGGCGAGGCGGCCGGGATCGCAGGGTGA
- a CDS encoding thioesterase II family protein — protein sequence MNAYLGVAPGRRAGEAGHPGAPLRLFCFHHAGAGALTFARWKREFTPDVHVLPVRLPGRETRLREPRITEGPLLLDELDTHLGPLLEEPYAFYGHSLGALVAYRFAQYRQRTGQRGPALVGLGACPPPHLPTPLTEHRSLSDEGLLAALNRYGTLPSYLFERPRWLSTLLSTTRDDLHLAASLREGAGERLTCPVHAFAGTEDEVATASAVAEWRRYTSGPFALHTVPGGHFFVREAVLPELLAAELRHRTRPHPRPANNDNDNGNDNGNDSDNEVHSEMHRADDINADGRHSTNKARISHLSV from the coding sequence ATGAACGCGTATCTGGGCGTGGCTCCCGGCCGAAGGGCGGGCGAGGCCGGACACCCCGGCGCGCCACTGCGTCTCTTCTGCTTCCACCACGCCGGTGCCGGAGCGCTCACCTTCGCCCGCTGGAAGCGCGAGTTCACCCCCGACGTGCACGTCCTGCCGGTGCGGCTGCCCGGCCGGGAGACCCGCCTGCGCGAGCCCCGCATCACCGAGGGGCCGCTCCTCCTGGACGAACTCGACACCCACCTGGGCCCGCTGCTGGAAGAGCCGTACGCCTTCTACGGGCACAGCCTCGGCGCGCTGGTCGCCTACCGCTTCGCCCAGTACCGGCAGCGCACCGGGCAGCGCGGGCCCGCGCTGGTCGGGCTCGGCGCCTGCCCGCCGCCGCACCTGCCGACCCCGCTGACCGAGCACAGGAGCCTGTCGGACGAGGGCCTGCTGGCCGCGCTGAACCGTTACGGCACCCTGCCCTCCTACCTGTTCGAGCGCCCGCGCTGGCTGAGCACGCTGCTGTCGACCACGCGCGATGACCTTCACCTGGCGGCGAGTCTGCGCGAGGGCGCGGGGGAGCGGCTGACGTGCCCGGTGCACGCCTTCGCCGGAACCGAGGACGAGGTCGCCACGGCGTCCGCCGTCGCGGAATGGCGCCGCTACACCAGCGGCCCCTTCGCGCTGCACACCGTCCCCGGTGGTCACTTCTTCGTCCGGGAGGCCGTGTTGCCCGAACTGCTCGCCGCCGAACTGCGCCACCGCACCCGGCCGCACCCGCGGCCCGCGAACAACGACAACGACAACGGCAACGACAACGGCAACGACAGCGACAACGAGGTACACAGCGAGATGCACAGGGCCGACGACATCAACGCCGACGGCAGACACAGCACCAACAAGGCGCGGATAAGCCATTTATCCGTGTAG
- a CDS encoding AfsR/SARP family transcriptional regulator, producing MDISVLGPCRVVQSGVSVVPTAVKPRKVLALLALYPDQVVSVASLVEELWGESPPRSVQTTLQTYVLQLRNLIAAALGDRLPADLPNGAKSVLVTESGGYLLDTQGGMVDVSEFERLSGAGHRALEAGDFVGASSSFRRALELWRGPALVDVQCGPLLEIEATRLEESRLGILNQRIEVDLTLGRHHELVGELSGLAAQHPMHEGVQAQLMLALYRSGRRGNALEVYQRLRGVLSRELGLDPSPDLQRLQCAVLDSSVELELTRIAPETGFSGSGGPLRALRGSH from the coding sequence ATGGACATCAGCGTGCTGGGGCCGTGCAGGGTCGTCCAATCGGGGGTCTCCGTCGTCCCGACCGCGGTCAAACCGAGAAAGGTGCTGGCGCTGCTCGCGCTCTATCCGGACCAGGTGGTCTCCGTGGCCTCACTGGTGGAGGAGCTGTGGGGCGAGTCCCCGCCGCGCAGCGTGCAGACCACGCTCCAGACCTATGTGCTCCAACTGCGCAACCTGATCGCCGCGGCGCTGGGCGACCGCCTGCCCGCCGACCTGCCGAACGGCGCCAAGAGCGTTCTGGTGACCGAGTCCGGCGGCTATCTGCTGGACACCCAGGGCGGCATGGTCGACGTGTCGGAGTTCGAACGCCTCTCGGGCGCCGGACACCGGGCGCTGGAGGCGGGCGACTTCGTGGGCGCCTCCTCCTCCTTCCGCCGGGCCCTGGAGCTGTGGCGCGGACCCGCGCTCGTGGACGTGCAGTGCGGGCCCCTCCTGGAGATCGAGGCCACCAGGCTGGAGGAGTCCCGGCTGGGCATCCTCAACCAGCGCATCGAGGTCGACCTCACCCTGGGCAGACACCACGAGCTGGTCGGCGAACTGTCCGGCCTGGCAGCGCAGCACCCCATGCACGAGGGCGTGCAGGCACAGCTGATGCTCGCCCTCTACCGCTCGGGCAGGCGCGGCAACGCGCTGGAGGTCTACCAGCGGCTGCGGGGCGTGCTCTCGCGGGAACTGGGCCTGGACCCCTCGCCCGACCTCCAGCGGCTCCAGTGCGCCGTGCTGGACTCATCGGTCGAGCTGGAGCTGACCCGTATCGCACCGGAGACCGGCTTCAGCGGCAGCGGAGGGCCGCTGCGGGCGCTCCGTGGCAGCCACTGA
- a CDS encoding DUF6002 family protein, with protein sequence MTLAHTPGRAGTASGPPVPAQTPEPVRAEEAPLVRHWETVRLAVRTAMRTLHERGAAPPDAGADDTALPQLDGPMREFLAASAASVVRLPDYRSARLHLLDLRRHPASRTADTQGALVTVARAVQHIRSTGEPVTLLAPSSGNGATALRDAVLRAQLCGLAGPDQLRAVCLVPARSRDKVGGSTLDEHPELRRRNPLVVYHGSEPAGVRGLARDYHQAHTTWLRVRTGGALWWGAHPADHRAAATVRALLERESLPPAPPRGRVHAQAVATATGLLGHQLGTTLAEPEDGPAPRYFMVQHPRTPGLVLHALTGSFSRDGLPSYTWDRTRRLHQQREDPHFPRTTYAPEEEVDPTFYVRFPDTAAEMTAAVRAGGGGGIVVSRYECLARYPSVRAMLRPAGIELPEDPGRLREWALVMAMTGVLNAVDRGLLESPEVLVHGTGCYSEDELTPLPAAHARYADSAGELHTVVAAAVDPDGRH encoded by the coding sequence ATGACGCTCGCCCATACCCCCGGCCGCGCCGGGACGGCTTCCGGGCCGCCCGTGCCGGCGCAGACCCCTGAGCCGGTGAGGGCCGAAGAGGCTCCGCTGGTGCGCCACTGGGAGACCGTGCGCCTGGCTGTGCGCACCGCCATGCGCACGCTGCACGAGCGCGGCGCGGCGCCGCCCGACGCGGGTGCCGACGACACCGCGCTGCCTCAACTGGACGGCCCCATGCGGGAGTTCCTCGCGGCCTCCGCCGCGTCCGTGGTGCGGCTGCCGGACTACAGGTCGGCCCGGCTGCACCTGCTGGACCTGCGCCGCCACCCCGCCTCGCGTACCGCCGACACCCAGGGCGCGCTGGTGACGGTCGCCCGCGCCGTCCAGCACATCCGCAGCACCGGCGAGCCCGTCACCCTGCTCGCGCCCTCCTCCGGCAACGGGGCCACAGCGCTGCGGGACGCGGTGTTGCGCGCCCAGTTGTGCGGGCTGGCCGGGCCCGACCAGCTCCGCGCCGTCTGCCTGGTGCCCGCACGCTCCCGCGACAAGGTGGGGGGCTCCACGCTCGACGAGCACCCGGAGCTGCGGCGCCGAAACCCGCTGGTCGTCTACCACGGCTCGGAGCCGGCCGGCGTGCGGGGACTGGCCCGGGACTACCACCAGGCGCACACCACCTGGCTGCGCGTCCGGACCGGCGGCGCGCTGTGGTGGGGCGCCCACCCCGCCGACCACCGGGCCGCCGCCACGGTACGAGCCCTGCTGGAGCGGGAGTCGCTGCCGCCCGCGCCGCCTCGAGGCCGCGTCCACGCACAGGCCGTCGCCACCGCCACCGGATTGCTGGGGCACCAGCTGGGCACCACGCTGGCGGAGCCCGAAGACGGCCCGGCGCCGCGCTACTTCATGGTGCAGCACCCGCGCACCCCGGGCCTGGTGCTGCACGCGCTGACCGGCTCGTTCTCCCGCGACGGGCTGCCCTCCTACACCTGGGACCGGACCCGTCGCCTCCACCAGCAGCGGGAGGACCCGCACTTCCCGCGCACGACGTACGCGCCGGAGGAGGAAGTCGACCCCACGTTCTATGTGCGCTTCCCGGACACGGCCGCGGAGATGACGGCCGCAGTACGGGCGGGCGGGGGCGGCGGCATCGTCGTCTCGCGCTACGAGTGCCTGGCCCGCTACCCGTCGGTGCGCGCGATGCTGCGCCCCGCCGGTATCGAGCTGCCCGAGGACCCCGGCCGGCTGCGGGAGTGGGCGCTGGTGATGGCGATGACGGGGGTGCTGAACGCGGTGGACCGAGGGCTGCTGGAGTCGCCCGAGGTACTGGTGCACGGCACCGGCTGTTACAGCGAGGACGAGCTCACCCCGCTGCCCGCCGCGCACGCGCGCTACGCGGACTCCGCGGGCGAGCTGCACACCGTCGTGGCCGCCGCCGTCGACCCGGACGGGCGGCACTGA
- a CDS encoding aldehyde dehydrogenase family protein, with the protein MSQPSMPVLESFTRAWPDLEAAHERAMKAASVLLGCRDELLAVLTRVATYSSARDELLRSVGTLSGAPWELARNCPPQLNRLSVILPPDNVLYSYVLHGLVPALYCDEVVIRPSAHIRDTAYGLHKAITRKLPPDLAARIRLSDASAAAFGPVCAESDAVVVTGGHDSARQLMADVGESPLVLLAGSGPNPLIVGPRTDPSAACRTVLRTRLHNSGQDALCPDVLFVHRLRLDALVEQLRAELSVLTVGARSWPDAVLTSLVHPEAVERTAAFLAEHAGCLVAGGTADPERMLVEPSLLVFDEDAAFHPPELLAPVFCVVPYEDPEMLREWARAPEELERGMYASALGEPRLTGETLGTAVLTRNATALDAKDGNQPFGGYGARASAVRRDGRIIGRPLLLSQEAALRRSVITGPLR; encoded by the coding sequence ATGAGCCAGCCGTCCATGCCCGTGCTGGAGTCCTTCACCCGTGCCTGGCCCGACCTCGAAGCGGCACACGAAAGAGCCATGAAGGCCGCCTCCGTGCTGCTCGGGTGCCGCGACGAGCTGCTGGCCGTGCTGACCCGGGTCGCCACCTACAGCAGCGCCCGCGACGAACTGCTGCGCTCCGTCGGCACGCTGTCGGGCGCCCCCTGGGAGCTGGCGCGCAACTGCCCGCCACAGCTGAACCGGCTCTCGGTCATCCTCCCGCCGGACAACGTCCTGTACTCCTACGTGCTCCACGGCCTGGTGCCCGCGCTGTACTGCGACGAGGTCGTCATCCGTCCCTCGGCGCACATCCGCGACACCGCCTACGGGCTGCACAAGGCGATCACCCGCAAGCTCCCGCCGGACCTGGCCGCGCGCATCCGGCTGTCCGACGCCTCCGCCGCCGCCTTCGGGCCCGTGTGCGCCGAGTCCGACGCGGTGGTCGTCACCGGCGGCCACGACAGTGCCCGGCAGCTGATGGCCGACGTCGGCGAGAGCCCCCTCGTCCTCCTCGCCGGATCGGGCCCCAACCCGCTGATCGTCGGCCCTCGCACCGACCCTTCGGCGGCCTGCCGGACGGTCCTGCGCACCCGGCTCCACAACTCCGGCCAGGACGCGCTGTGCCCCGACGTGCTCTTCGTGCACCGGCTGCGGCTCGACGCGCTGGTCGAACAGCTGCGCGCGGAGCTGTCCGTACTCACCGTCGGCGCCCGCAGCTGGCCGGACGCCGTGCTCACCTCGCTCGTGCACCCGGAAGCGGTGGAGCGCACGGCCGCGTTCCTGGCCGAGCACGCCGGCTGTCTCGTCGCGGGCGGTACGGCCGACCCCGAACGGATGCTGGTGGAGCCCTCGCTGCTCGTCTTCGACGAGGACGCCGCCTTCCACCCGCCCGAGCTGCTCGCGCCCGTCTTCTGCGTCGTGCCCTACGAGGACCCCGAGATGCTGCGCGAGTGGGCGCGGGCGCCCGAGGAGCTGGAGCGCGGCATGTACGCCTCCGCGCTCGGCGAACCCCGGCTGACCGGCGAGACGCTGGGCACCGCGGTCCTCACCCGCAACGCCACGGCGCTGGACGCCAAGGACGGCAACCAGCCCTTCGGCGGCTACGGAGCGCGCGCCAGCGCCGTGCGCCGCGACGGCAGGATCATCGGCAGGCCGCTGCTGCTCTCCCAGGAGGCGGCCCTGCGCCGCTCCGTGATCACCGGCCCGCTGCGCTGA
- a CDS encoding TcmI family type II polyketide cyclase yields the protein MAHRTLIVARMEPGKADSIASIFQESDASELPHMVGVSRRTLFTFHDLYFHLVEADEDITPNLYRARSHPLYDDINTRLAQCVSPYDPNWQEPKDAMANPFYVWTKEGGRIQ from the coding sequence GTGGCGCACCGGACGCTCATCGTGGCGCGGATGGAGCCAGGCAAGGCCGACTCCATCGCCAGCATCTTCCAGGAGTCGGACGCGAGCGAACTGCCCCACATGGTGGGCGTCTCGCGGCGGACGCTCTTCACGTTCCACGACCTGTACTTCCACCTCGTCGAGGCCGACGAGGACATCACCCCCAACCTCTACCGCGCCCGCAGCCACCCGCTCTACGACGACATCAACACCCGCCTCGCGCAGTGCGTGTCGCCCTACGACCCGAACTGGCAGGAGCCCAAGGACGCGATGGCCAACCCGTTCTACGTCTGGACGAAAGAGGGAGGGAGGATCCAGTGA
- a CDS encoding acyl carrier protein yields MSEFTQRELADKLLECAGESEGVDLTAEDALDVPFIDLGYDSLALLQVTGVIKREYGVELSDDAVVEAETPRLLLKMINASLPEAA; encoded by the coding sequence GTGAGCGAGTTCACCCAGCGCGAGCTGGCCGACAAGCTGCTCGAGTGCGCCGGTGAGTCCGAAGGGGTCGACCTGACCGCCGAGGACGCACTCGACGTGCCCTTCATCGACCTGGGATACGACTCCCTGGCGCTGCTCCAGGTGACCGGCGTCATCAAGCGGGAGTACGGCGTCGAGCTGTCCGACGACGCCGTCGTCGAGGCGGAGACGCCCCGGCTGCTGCTCAAAATGATCAACGCGAGTCTGCCCGAGGCGGCATGA
- a CDS encoding SDR family NAD(P)-dependent oxidoreductase has protein sequence MSAGEAQATVPGPGLAGKRVLVTGGTRGIGRATALAFAAAGSRLVVAHRTTGEDARTLADELSASGAEHHLVRADVSTKEGAERLAEACGTHLEGLDVLVNNVGVDGHSKFADLDEAEWHRLIDSNVTSAYLVTRATLDLLADGASVINVGASVALRGRAFGVHYSASKAALVGFGRALCKEVGARGIRVNTVAPGVTETEPGGGLPPQLVERLAGMTALGRLGSPADVAGAVLYLAGDASRYVTGATITVDGGI, from the coding sequence ATGAGCGCCGGCGAGGCCCAGGCAACCGTGCCGGGTCCAGGGCTGGCGGGCAAGCGGGTCCTGGTAACCGGCGGCACCCGCGGCATCGGCCGGGCCACGGCCCTCGCCTTCGCCGCCGCGGGCTCCCGACTGGTGGTGGCACACCGCACCACGGGTGAGGACGCCCGCACGCTGGCGGACGAGCTGAGCGCGAGCGGCGCCGAGCACCACCTGGTGCGCGCCGACGTGAGCACCAAGGAGGGAGCCGAGCGCCTGGCCGAGGCGTGCGGCACCCACCTGGAGGGCCTGGACGTCCTGGTCAACAACGTCGGCGTCGACGGGCACAGCAAGTTCGCCGACCTGGACGAGGCCGAGTGGCACCGGCTGATCGACAGCAACGTCACCTCGGCCTACCTCGTCACCCGCGCGACGCTCGACCTGCTCGCCGACGGCGCCTCCGTCATCAACGTCGGCGCCTCGGTCGCGCTGCGCGGCCGGGCCTTCGGCGTCCACTACTCCGCCTCCAAGGCGGCACTCGTCGGCTTCGGCCGTGCGCTGTGCAAGGAGGTCGGAGCGCGCGGGATCCGCGTCAACACGGTGGCGCCCGGCGTCACCGAGACCGAGCCCGGCGGCGGGCTGCCGCCCCAGCTCGTCGAGCGCCTCGCCGGTATGACCGCGCTGGGCCGGCTCGGCAGCCCCGCCGACGTGGCCGGCGCCGTCCTCTACCTCGCGGGCGACGCCTCCCGCTATGTCACCGGGGCCACGATCACAGTCGATGGAGGAATCTGA
- a CDS encoding TcmI family type II polyketide cyclase — protein sequence MPYAAITYRVKPGHEEEIAEIFAAFKRVDTPELPGDDGQAAGRLLGTGVFIKDDVMVRVIHYEGDFAAVGKHMATQKGVHVLEEKLQPYLSEERDTSSPAAFAAYFRDATMRSIAQLTVDTHPAGA from the coding sequence ATGCCGTACGCGGCGATCACATACCGGGTCAAGCCCGGCCACGAGGAGGAGATCGCGGAGATCTTCGCCGCTTTCAAGCGCGTCGACACCCCCGAACTGCCCGGCGACGACGGCCAGGCGGCCGGGCGGCTGCTTGGCACCGGCGTGTTCATCAAGGACGACGTGATGGTGCGCGTCATCCACTACGAGGGCGACTTCGCCGCCGTCGGCAAGCACATGGCCACGCAGAAGGGGGTGCACGTGCTGGAGGAGAAGCTCCAGCCCTACCTCTCCGAGGAGCGCGACACCTCCTCGCCCGCGGCCTTCGCGGCGTACTTCCGCGACGCGACGATGCGGTCGATCGCGCAGCTCACCGTCGACACCCACCCCGCGGGGGCCTGA
- a CDS encoding anthrone oxygenase family protein, translating to MSVDEVLGTAVLLGSGVTAGVLFAVALSVLPALFAMPTGTYVYAHKLLGRNWDPTMPVVVLSSTGLAVALAVVADGVGARTLFAVASVLLLGVSAVSHLANVPINRRVKAVEDPEVLPADWEDPRPLWRRWHLLRTVLAVLALLLNAVGVAVL from the coding sequence ATGAGCGTGGACGAGGTGCTCGGTACCGCCGTGCTCCTCGGCAGCGGCGTCACGGCGGGGGTGCTCTTCGCCGTGGCGCTGAGCGTGCTGCCCGCGCTCTTCGCGATGCCGACGGGAACGTATGTGTACGCGCACAAGTTGCTGGGGCGCAACTGGGATCCCACGATGCCGGTCGTCGTCCTGTCGTCGACGGGGCTTGCCGTCGCGCTGGCCGTCGTGGCCGACGGGGTGGGCGCGCGGACTCTTTTTGCCGTCGCCTCGGTGCTGCTGCTCGGCGTTTCCGCCGTCTCCCACCTGGCCAATGTGCCGATCAATCGGCGGGTGAAGGCGGTTGAGGACCCGGAGGTCCTGCCCGCCGACTGGGAGGACCCGCGGCCGTTGTGGCGGCGGTGGCATTTGCTGCGGACCGTGCTTGCCGTGCTGGCGCTTTTGCTCAACGCCGTCGGGGTCGCGGTCCTTTAG
- a CDS encoding GntR family transcriptional regulator, whose product MEHIGSLSNPAASSADTVYLTLRRRFAEGELAPAERLTEAALAHELGVSRTPVREALGRLQADGLVVPMARGVAVATLSSAEIEQLYDLRAALEGLAAAQTARLQAAGQIAPAHLRTIEKAAEEVERAVAEGDAKQSARANLAFHRAFGQAPGNVFLTDALHRVWDRIAISTVSNLSDGEWARTVLTQHHEICQAMIAGDEDAARRAAEEHILSAMRVYSDAHGRG is encoded by the coding sequence GTGGAACACATCGGATCGCTTTCCAACCCGGCGGCGAGCAGCGCCGACACCGTGTATCTGACGTTGCGCCGACGCTTCGCCGAAGGGGAGCTCGCACCGGCCGAGCGGCTCACCGAGGCCGCCTTGGCGCATGAGCTCGGAGTGAGCCGCACGCCGGTGCGCGAGGCACTGGGCCGGCTACAGGCGGACGGTCTCGTCGTACCCATGGCGCGCGGTGTCGCGGTAGCGACGCTCAGCAGCGCCGAGATCGAGCAGCTCTACGATCTGCGCGCCGCGCTGGAAGGGCTCGCCGCGGCCCAGACCGCCCGCCTGCAAGCAGCCGGGCAGATCGCGCCTGCGCACCTCCGCACCATCGAGAAGGCCGCGGAGGAAGTGGAGCGAGCGGTCGCGGAGGGCGACGCGAAGCAATCGGCACGGGCCAACCTGGCCTTCCACCGGGCATTCGGCCAAGCTCCCGGCAACGTCTTCCTGACGGATGCGCTGCACCGGGTGTGGGACCGCATCGCGATCTCCACGGTGTCGAACCTCTCCGACGGAGAGTGGGCGCGCACCGTACTCACCCAGCACCACGAAATATGCCAAGCCATGATCGCTGGAGACGAGGACGCCGCCCGCCGCGCCGCGGAGGAGCACATCCTGTCGGCGATGCGCGTCTACAGCGACGCCCACGGCCGGGGGTGA